The following are encoded together in the Poseidonibacter lekithochrous genome:
- a CDS encoding thiamine phosphate synthase, whose product MKQYLITDPKYYSDNQELFRKNLKRILGKNNIDIACFRDKTATNFEELATIFVNICKEYNISNILINGDYNLAKKLGASGVHLTSKQFDEIKEAKALDLYVVISCHNFSDIERAQESYVNAITFSPIFTTPKKGEPKGVNVLKQAINLYEDLDIIALGGIVDEDHLKQIQKTKAYGFASIRYFI is encoded by the coding sequence TTGAAACAGTATCTTATAACTGATCCAAAATATTATTCAGATAATCAAGAATTATTTAGAAAAAACCTAAAAAGAATTTTAGGAAAGAATAATATTGATATCGCATGTTTTAGGGATAAAACAGCCACTAACTTCGAAGAGTTAGCAACAATCTTTGTAAATATATGTAAAGAGTATAATATATCAAATATCCTAATTAATGGGGACTATAACTTAGCTAAGAAACTAGGTGCTTCAGGTGTTCACTTAACAAGTAAACAATTTGATGAAATTAAAGAGGCAAAGGCTCTTGACTTATATGTAGTTATTTCATGTCATAACTTTTCTGATATAGAAAGAGCTCAAGAATCTTACGTAAATGCAATTACATTCTCTCCCATATTTACAACACCTAAAAAAGGTGAACCAAAAGGTGTTAATGTATTAAAACAAGCTATAAATTTATATGAAGATTTAGATATTATTGCCTTAGGTGGCATAGTAGATGAAGATCACTTAAAACAAATCCAAAAAACAAAAGCTTATGGATTTGCTTCAATTAGATATTTTATTTAA
- the ilvA gene encoding threonine ammonia-lyase: MITLNDIKNAKNRLQGIINQTSLTYAPILSKELNSDIFLKKENLQLTGSFKLRGAFNRIATLNEEKRNKGVVAASAGNHAQGLAYAAEHFKCEATIFMPEATPLTKVSGVKSYGANVVLHGENFDEAYVAAKEFSKENDIEFIHPFADDEVIAGQGSIGLEILDQVDDLDEIIVPIGGGGLIAGIAIAAKAIKPSIKITGVVATGARAMKESYEAHLPIDSLSVKTIADGIAVRDVTPKLLDLIIDNVDEIVEVNDNEIANAILFLLEKHKLVVEGAGAVATAAIMHNKVDIESSKVCAIVSGGNIDVTMLSLIIEKGLVKSQRKLNLVVTLMDKPGALMHLTDIFTECGTNIVQIDYDRNSVKLEFGEAHVTIALETKGEEHQKLIREHLKQNGYRFKQI; encoded by the coding sequence ATGATAACACTTAACGATATTAAAAACGCAAAAAATAGATTACAAGGTATTATTAACCAAACATCTCTAACTTATGCACCAATTTTAAGTAAAGAATTAAATAGTGATATCTTCTTAAAAAAAGAAAATTTGCAGTTAACAGGTAGTTTTAAACTAAGAGGTGCGTTTAATAGAATCGCAACATTAAATGAAGAAAAAAGAAATAAAGGTGTAGTAGCAGCAAGTGCTGGAAATCATGCACAAGGTTTAGCATATGCTGCTGAACATTTTAAATGTGAAGCTACAATCTTTATGCCAGAAGCTACTCCTCTTACAAAAGTATCTGGGGTTAAATCTTATGGAGCCAATGTTGTATTACATGGTGAAAATTTTGATGAAGCTTATGTTGCAGCAAAAGAATTTTCAAAAGAGAATGATATAGAGTTTATTCATCCATTTGCAGATGATGAAGTAATTGCAGGACAAGGTTCTATTGGATTAGAGATTTTAGATCAAGTAGATGATTTAGATGAAATTATTGTTCCCATTGGTGGAGGTGGTTTAATTGCAGGAATTGCCATTGCTGCTAAAGCTATAAAACCAAGTATTAAAATTACAGGTGTAGTTGCAACTGGTGCACGTGCTATGAAAGAATCTTATGAAGCTCACTTACCTATTGATTCATTATCAGTTAAAACAATTGCTGATGGAATTGCAGTAAGAGACGTAACTCCTAAATTATTAGATTTAATAATTGACAATGTAGATGAGATTGTTGAAGTTAATGATAATGAAATTGCAAATGCTATTTTATTCTTATTAGAAAAACATAAATTAGTAGTTGAAGGAGCAGGAGCAGTTGCAACTGCTGCAATTATGCATAATAAAGTTGATATTGAAAGCTCAAAAGTTTGTGCAATTGTAAGTGGTGGAAATATAGATGTAACTATGTTATCTTTAATTATTGAGAAGGGTTTAGTTAAATCTCAGAGGAAATTAAACCTAGTTGTTACTTTAATGGACAAACCAGGTGCACTTATGCATTTAACTGATATTTTCACTGAATGTGGTACTAACATAGTACAAATTGACTATGACAGAAACTCAGTGAAGCTTGAATTTGGCGAAGCTCACGTAACAATTGCTCTAGAAACAAAAGGTGAAGAACATCAGAAGTTAATTAGAGAACATTTGAAACAAAATGGTTACAGATTCAAACAAATTTAA
- a CDS encoding DedA family protein, translating into MLTDVVNFVVDTVGSLGYIGIFLMMFLESSFFPFPSEVVMIPAGYLAYKGEMNIYIAIFSGILGSLMGALFNYFLAIKLGRSFLVKYGRYFFIKEETIVKMEEFFKSHGHISTFSGRLIPAVRQYISFPAGLAKMNIFVFSIYTTLGAAIWVIILTLLGYYLGDNELLIKEYLRYIIIGILILLALLGFWYYKKIKKSS; encoded by the coding sequence ATGCTAACAGACGTTGTTAATTTTGTTGTTGATACGGTTGGAAGTCTAGGTTACATTGGAATCTTCTTAATGATGTTCTTGGAAAGTTCTTTCTTTCCTTTCCCTTCTGAAGTTGTAATGATCCCTGCGGGTTATTTAGCTTATAAAGGTGAAATGAATATTTACATTGCAATATTTTCTGGTATCTTAGGCTCACTTATGGGAGCACTTTTTAATTACTTCTTAGCTATTAAGCTTGGACGTTCTTTTTTAGTAAAATATGGGAGATACTTCTTTATAAAAGAAGAAACTATTGTAAAAATGGAAGAGTTCTTTAAATCACATGGACATATCTCAACTTTCTCAGGTAGATTAATACCTGCGGTTAGACAATATATATCTTTCCCTGCTGGACTTGCAAAAATGAATATTTTTGTTTTTTCAATTTACACTACTTTAGGTGCAGCTATTTGGGTTATTATTCTTACTTTACTTGGGTATTATTTAGGAGATAATGAACTTCTAATCAAAGAATATCTTAGGTATATTATTATTGGAATTCTAATTTTATTAGCGCTTTTAGGTTTTTGGTACTATAAAAAAATAAAAAAGTCGAGCTAA
- a CDS encoding dihydrodipicolinate synthase family protein gives MPAVFTWLKESESGALEIDFDETKRQAEYVLKAQGKGGSRMGGLVASGTLGENSYLSNEQRLSLLKSLSEVAKKYSVPLISGAVAENKEEIAKIITGLATVGVDTVMVMPPKTLDLPSDEDMYAYYALAATAAKEAGVTIMPYNNPDAAGYHAISTDTLIKLAVLPEIVALKISTIDVSIIETLLLENKDLKILAGVDTVTVYAGLAGACGGITGVGTVFPKASVTMQEYVLKGEWAQALKVSQAMNSISYLDGQPLLMEYLKFAMGIHHNDAVGGLRTLGKKLTRDQIEDVRARYILAKERVEALGLLD, from the coding sequence ATGCCAGCCGTGTTTACATGGCTAAAAGAGTCAGAATCCGGTGCCCTTGAAATTGACTTTGATGAAACAAAAAGACAGGCTGAATATGTTTTAAAAGCTCAAGGAAAGGGTGGAAGCAGAATGGGAGGACTTGTAGCTTCTGGTACTTTAGGTGAGAATAGTTACCTAAGTAACGAACAGCGTCTCTCACTACTTAAATCCCTTTCTGAAGTTGCTAAAAAATATAGTGTTCCATTAATCAGTGGAGCTGTGGCAGAAAATAAAGAAGAGATTGCCAAAATTATTACAGGACTAGCAACGGTTGGTGTGGATACTGTTATGGTTATGCCTCCAAAAACTTTAGACCTTCCTTCTGATGAAGATATGTATGCGTACTACGCTCTTGCTGCAACAGCTGCAAAAGAGGCAGGCGTAACAATTATGCCTTATAACAACCCTGATGCAGCCGGATATCATGCAATCTCAACAGATACTCTTATTAAACTGGCTGTACTACCTGAAATAGTTGCTCTTAAAATATCAACGATAGATGTTTCAATTATTGAAACACTGTTGTTAGAGAACAAAGATTTAAAAATTTTGGCAGGTGTTGACACTGTAACTGTATATGCTGGACTTGCTGGAGCATGCGGTGGGATTACCGGTGTAGGTACTGTCTTCCCAAAAGCTAGTGTTACTATGCAGGAGTATGTTTTAAAAGGAGAATGGGCCCAGGCTTTAAAAGTTTCTCAGGCTATGAACTCTATTTCATATCTTGATGGTCAGCCGCTACTTATGGAATACCTTAAGTTTGCAATGGGAATTCATCATAATGATGCTGTTGGAGGACTTCGTACTCTTGGTAAGAAATTAACTCGTGATCAAATTGAAGATGTTCGAGCAAGATATATTTTAGCAAAAGAAAGAGTTGAAGCCTTGGGTTTATTAGATTAA
- a CDS encoding F0F1 ATP synthase subunit A — protein sequence MEGRLFTFLGSIGGHGQEWIILSHFVLVVGIVFFMARSATKKMQLVPSGSQNALEAFIAGIIAMGADTMGEKNARRYLPLIGTLALVIFVSNMIGVIPGFEAPTSNINFTLSLALIVFVYYNYVGIKLNGFINYFKHFMGPMPVLAPLMFPIEIISHISRIISLSFRLFGSIRGDDMFLMVLLMLVPWLLPLPGFFLLTAFGFLQAFIFAILTYVYIAGSVMMAEEEH from the coding sequence ATGGAAGGAAGACTGTTTACGTTCTTAGGTTCAATCGGTGGTCATGGACAAGAATGGATCATATTATCACACTTTGTACTAGTAGTAGGAATTGTATTTTTTATGGCTAGATCTGCTACAAAAAAGATGCAATTAGTACCATCTGGGTCACAAAACGCTCTTGAGGCATTTATCGCTGGAATTATTGCGATGGGTGCAGATACTATGGGTGAGAAAAATGCTAGAAGATATTTACCATTAATTGGTACATTGGCTTTAGTTATTTTTGTTAGTAATATGATTGGGGTTATTCCTGGATTTGAAGCTCCTACTAGTAATATTAACTTTACATTATCGTTAGCGTTAATTGTATTTGTTTACTATAACTATGTTGGTATCAAATTAAATGGTTTTATTAACTATTTTAAGCACTTTATGGGTCCAATGCCTGTATTAGCTCCATTAATGTTCCCAATTGAGATTATTTCACACATTTCTAGAATCATTTCTCTGTCTTTCAGATTATTTGGTTCTATTAGAGGTGATGATATGTTCTTAATGGTACTACTTATGTTAGTACCTTGGTTATTACCACTTCCAGGGTTCTTCTTATTAACTGCTTTTGGTTTCCTACAAGCATTTATCTTTGCTATATTAACTTATGTTTATATTGCAGGGTCTGTTATGATGGCAGAAGAAGAGCACTAA
- the rplS gene encoding 50S ribosomal protein L19, whose translation MKNRYIASFEAAQIAEKEIPQFRAGDTVRLGIEIKEGEKKRVQSFEGIVIARHGEGVSATFIVRKIGANSVGVERIFPLYSESIKSFEVLRRGRVRRAKLHYLRGLRGKAARIKELKR comes from the coding sequence ATGAAGAATAGATATATTGCTAGCTTTGAAGCAGCACAAATTGCAGAAAAAGAAATCCCTCAGTTTAGAGCTGGAGATACAGTAAGACTTGGTATTGAGATTAAAGAAGGTGAGAAAAAGAGAGTTCAGTCTTTCGAAGGTATTGTAATTGCTAGACACGGTGAAGGTGTTTCAGCTACATTTATTGTAAGAAAAATTGGAGCTAACTCTGTTGGTGTTGAGAGAATTTTCCCATTATATTCTGAATCTATCAAATCTTTTGAAGTACTAAGAAGAGGTAGAGTAAGAAGAGCTAAACTTCATTACCTAAGAGGTTTAAGAGGTAAAGCTGCTAGAATTAAAGAATTAAAAAGATAG
- a CDS encoding RecB-like helicase — MKKYLALKASAGSGKTFALTVRYITLLLKDAKPNEILTLTFTNKAANEMSERIYKTLLTLGDDEAYLNAIIESSQLRKEQILGKKNILIKSFSNATLSIFTIDKFINKILREFCGYVGVSDDFEIKEDDVEALSMKFLQSLDINQFDALINFSLYEKKKFNSIFDLFKNLLEKNETIDTVNIDAKLINIQKSEVLKEAYKIKEAILNCDVASASAKKAVDFENFDELFSKTWLAKDILAEYSYFKKCANEVLESYFANVKEQITLYYKLRAGYSLSNLFELYKMFKDFKASFNKSKNYLEFNDISNLVYDLLANKIDKEFLYFRLDSQFSHILMDEFQDTSLLQYRILEPLIDEILSGDQTRFKTFFYVGDTKQSIYRFRGGKRELFDYVANTNELLEVEVLNTNYRSCENVINFVNSLFVNLPSYEYHEQLSVRKGGYVEVVEDLQLDEDEKYSTVASKIASLIKSGVNSNDIAILTYTNDDVLNLYNYLKEKFPSLKISTEMTSKLINQENVKAVINAIKYIYFKESIYKENLNALMGNALLTDVNLDINLNKKSVQEIIKEISTHLKIIDENIVKFIEVCSSFNNIVDFVYEVHKVDATMVNSESSGLQILTIFKSKGLEFNTVILLDRIKRKNADKSSLLFEYDSVELRNIFYKIKGYENYNKEYANAIAKEKALSLEDEINILYVALTRAKNNMIVFKKAKSSVFDILSMNVNIMGQIIESSNVSKNYEKIEKIDYSPMDLGVQDKQISKEKDNDGNMLYSKYFGIATHFCLEMMDEFSEKNLSYCIGLAKTRFSNYLNENDFIDIYNRISMLLNHNKFKEFIEDSEFITEQSLIYNGEIKIIDLLLKKDDTLYIFDYKTTKEKSIEHNNQVSFYKKAISEIFETSNVSSYLIYLKEHEVLIDEVK, encoded by the coding sequence ATGAAAAAATATTTAGCATTAAAAGCCAGTGCAGGGTCTGGAAAAACTTTTGCATTAACCGTACGTTATATTACTCTTTTATTAAAAGATGCAAAACCCAATGAAATATTAACCTTAACTTTCACAAATAAAGCTGCAAATGAAATGAGTGAAAGAATCTATAAAACATTATTAACCCTAGGTGATGATGAAGCATATTTAAATGCAATTATAGAATCTTCACAACTTAGAAAAGAACAAATCTTAGGAAAAAAGAATATATTAATAAAATCTTTTTCAAATGCAACATTATCAATTTTTACTATTGATAAATTTATAAATAAAATACTTAGAGAATTTTGTGGTTATGTTGGCGTATCTGATGATTTTGAAATTAAAGAAGATGATGTTGAAGCTTTAAGTATGAAGTTTTTACAATCTTTAGATATTAATCAATTTGATGCTTTGATTAATTTTTCATTATATGAAAAGAAAAAATTTAATTCAATTTTTGATTTATTTAAAAACTTATTAGAAAAAAATGAAACAATTGATACTGTTAATATTGACGCAAAACTTATTAATATTCAAAAAAGTGAAGTTTTAAAAGAAGCATATAAAATAAAAGAAGCAATTTTAAATTGTGATGTAGCCTCAGCTTCAGCTAAAAAAGCAGTTGATTTTGAAAACTTTGATGAACTATTTTCAAAAACATGGTTAGCCAAAGATATTTTGGCTGAATACTCTTATTTTAAAAAATGTGCAAATGAAGTATTAGAATCTTACTTTGCAAATGTAAAAGAACAAATTACTTTATACTATAAATTAAGAGCAGGGTATAGTTTATCTAATCTATTTGAACTATATAAAATGTTCAAAGATTTTAAAGCTTCATTCAATAAAAGCAAAAACTATTTAGAGTTTAATGATATCTCAAACTTAGTATATGATTTATTAGCAAATAAAATTGATAAAGAGTTTTTATATTTTAGACTAGACTCTCAGTTCTCACATATATTAATGGATGAGTTCCAAGATACTTCACTTTTACAATATAGAATACTTGAACCATTAATTGATGAGATTTTATCTGGGGATCAAACTAGATTTAAGACCTTCTTTTATGTAGGAGATACAAAACAATCTATTTATAGATTTAGAGGTGGAAAAAGAGAACTATTTGATTATGTTGCAAACACAAATGAGTTATTAGAGGTAGAGGTTTTAAATACAAATTATAGATCATGTGAGAATGTAATTAATTTTGTAAACTCATTATTTGTTAATCTTCCATCTTATGAATATCATGAGCAGTTAAGTGTAAGAAAGGGTGGTTATGTTGAAGTTGTTGAGGATTTACAATTAGATGAAGATGAAAAATATTCTACAGTTGCTTCTAAAATTGCATCCTTAATAAAAAGTGGTGTTAACTCAAATGATATTGCAATTTTAACTTATACTAATGATGATGTATTAAATTTATATAACTACTTAAAAGAAAAATTCCCATCATTAAAAATTTCTACGGAGATGACATCTAAACTTATAAATCAAGAGAATGTAAAAGCGGTTATAAATGCAATTAAATATATCTATTTTAAAGAGAGTATTTATAAAGAAAATCTAAACGCTTTAATGGGTAATGCATTATTAACAGATGTTAATTTAGATATAAATCTAAATAAAAAATCTGTTCAAGAGATAATAAAAGAGATATCAACTCATCTTAAAATTATAGATGAAAATATTGTTAAGTTTATTGAGGTTTGTTCAAGTTTTAATAATATAGTTGACTTTGTATATGAAGTACATAAGGTTGATGCAACTATGGTAAATAGTGAATCATCAGGACTTCAAATATTAACTATTTTTAAATCAAAGGGTTTAGAGTTTAATACTGTAATTTTATTAGATAGAATCAAAAGAAAAAATGCTGATAAAAGCTCACTATTGTTTGAATATGATAGTGTAGAATTAAGAAATATTTTTTATAAAATTAAAGGTTATGAAAACTACAATAAAGAGTATGCAAATGCAATTGCAAAAGAAAAAGCTCTTAGTTTAGAAGATGAAATCAATATTTTATATGTTGCTCTAACTCGAGCTAAGAATAATATGATTGTTTTCAAAAAAGCAAAATCATCTGTTTTTGATATTTTAAGTATGAATGTAAATATTATGGGACAAATAATAGAGAGTTCAAACGTATCAAAGAACTATGAAAAAATAGAAAAAATAGACTACTCTCCTATGGATCTTGGTGTTCAAGATAAACAAATATCTAAAGAAAAAGATAATGATGGAAATATGTTATATTCTAAATATTTTGGAATAGCAACGCACTTCTGTTTAGAAATGATGGATGAGTTTAGTGAAAAGAATCTAAGTTATTGTATTGGCTTAGCTAAAACTAGATTTTCAAATTATTTAAATGAAAACGATTTTATAGATATTTATAATAGAATTTCTATGCTTTTAAATCATAATAAATTTAAAGAGTTTATTGAAGATAGTGAGTTTATTACAGAACAATCATTAATCTATAATGGCGAAATTAAAATCATTGATTTATTATTAAAAAAAGATGATACTTTATATATTTTTGATTATAAAACAACAAAAGAAAAATCAATTGAACATAATAATCAAGTAAGTTTTTATAAAAAAGCTATTAGTGAAATATTTGAAACTTCAAATGTTTCTTCGTATTTGATTTATCTAAAAGAACATGAAGTTCTAATAGACGAGGTTAAATAA
- a CDS encoding universal stress protein: MHYKKLFFPIGGGEELRERIHGALLIAKYFNSHLEIYKSQAKPSQIMKFDDNLPDTVLKELNAMAKDKLDEDLNIHETIFKEEIKKIGNVISPSPVENEATAQIITGEGYRSKLIEQESKYCDLVVVSSPHDGRITATFETTVTKSGKPALMFPREIKEFKTDNILIGWNNSPEISRAVSEAIPIMKEAKKVHIITSIEYTNDIIQIKKLQDYLLCHNIESTYEMVKTTNTPGEALLNYAKKGSFDLIIAGAFGERGLKEIMFGGTTKYILENTNIPVFMAH; encoded by the coding sequence ATGCATTACAAAAAACTATTCTTCCCAATTGGAGGAGGAGAAGAGCTTAGAGAAAGAATTCATGGAGCATTACTTATTGCTAAATATTTTAATTCCCACTTAGAAATATATAAATCCCAGGCAAAACCAAGTCAAATAATGAAATTTGATGATAATTTACCTGATACAGTACTAAAAGAATTAAATGCAATGGCTAAAGATAAACTAGATGAAGATTTAAATATTCATGAGACTATCTTTAAAGAAGAGATAAAAAAAATTGGAAATGTAATTTCACCATCTCCAGTAGAAAATGAAGCTACAGCACAAATTATTACAGGGGAAGGATATAGAAGTAAACTAATTGAACAAGAATCAAAGTATTGTGATTTAGTTGTAGTATCGTCTCCTCATGATGGAAGAATTACAGCAACCTTTGAAACTACAGTTACTAAAAGTGGAAAACCTGCACTAATGTTTCCACGAGAAATAAAGGAATTTAAAACAGATAATATTTTAATTGGATGGAATAATTCACCTGAGATTTCTAGAGCAGTATCAGAAGCAATTCCAATTATGAAGGAAGCAAAAAAAGTACATATAATCACATCAATTGAATATACAAATGATATCATTCAAATAAAAAAATTGCAAGATTATCTACTTTGCCATAATATAGAAAGTACTTATGAAATGGTTAAAACTACTAATACTCCAGGGGAAGCACTTTTAAACTATGCAAAAAAAGGTTCATTTGATTTAATTATTGCAGGAGCTTTTGGAGAAAGAGGATTAAAAGAAATTATGTTTGGGGGAACAACTAAATATATTTTAGAAAATACTAATATTCCAGTATTTATGGCACATTAA
- the trmD gene encoding tRNA (guanosine(37)-N1)-methyltransferase TrmD, translating into MKFTFVTLFPNLIEPYFQDSILKRAVDSKFISYEFHNPRDYTTNKHLKVDKQMVGGGAGMLMTCQPLFDCLDKIKEENEDAYIVFPLAAAKPFKQNDAKRLAKKQNVVFVSGRYEGIDERVIEKYANEVFSIGEFILTGGELASLTMADAISRNVDGVLGNSDSLVMESYENNLLEAPSFTKPEKFEDLSVIKEFLKGNHSKIHDLKYDLATCKTRYFRPGLVTNKNSK; encoded by the coding sequence TTGAAATTTACTTTTGTAACTTTGTTCCCTAATTTAATTGAACCATATTTTCAGGATTCAATTTTAAAGCGAGCAGTTGATTCTAAATTTATTAGTTATGAGTTTCATAATCCTAGAGATTACACTACAAATAAACATCTAAAAGTTGATAAACAAATGGTAGGTGGTGGAGCAGGAATGCTTATGACTTGCCAACCTTTATTTGACTGCTTAGATAAAATAAAAGAAGAAAATGAAGATGCTTATATTGTATTTCCTTTAGCTGCTGCTAAACCATTTAAACAAAATGATGCTAAGAGATTAGCAAAGAAACAAAATGTTGTATTTGTAAGTGGTAGATATGAAGGAATTGATGAAAGAGTAATTGAAAAATATGCTAATGAAGTATTTTCAATTGGAGAATTTATTTTAACAGGTGGAGAATTAGCATCTCTTACAATGGCTGATGCAATTTCAAGAAATGTTGATGGTGTGTTAGGAAATTCCGATTCTTTGGTAATGGAAAGTTATGAAAATAATCTTTTAGAAGCTCCTTCTTTTACAAAACCTGAAAAATTCGAAGATTTAAGTGTTATTAAAGAATTCTTAAAGGGAAATCATAGTAAGATTCACGACTTAAAATATGATCTGGCTACATGCAAGACAAGATATTTTAGACCAGGTTTAGTTACCAACAAAAATTCAAAATAA
- a CDS encoding DMT family transporter, with amino-acid sequence MQNHVKNQRLSYINALIAVFLWSTVASVFKISLQTLSVAQLVFYAVLTSTIVLLIIVLIKKLSNEVIEHFRNNYKLIIILGVLNPFLEYILLFKAYDLLPVQEAQTINFTWALMLTYLSIPLLGHKPKLSDLLAGLVCYFGVLVIATKGNPLSLDFSNLYGVFLALLTTVVWSLYWIYNTKINVNPVVGLFSNFLVAMPLVFVYYIYMEDFVMPDLKGLRGAVYIGLFEMSITFMFWLNAMKLTQSTSKIANLIFIAPFLSLIFIYFLVGEKILLATIVGLVLIVIGLLIQQSHLIKKKIKN; translated from the coding sequence ATGCAAAATCATGTAAAAAATCAAAGATTATCTTATATAAATGCCCTTATAGCGGTATTTTTATGGTCTACCGTTGCAAGTGTATTTAAAATAAGTCTTCAAACATTAAGTGTTGCACAACTAGTTTTCTATGCAGTTTTAACTTCAACCATAGTTCTTTTAATTATTGTTTTAATAAAAAAACTATCAAATGAAGTGATTGAACATTTTAGAAATAATTATAAATTAATTATTATATTAGGAGTGCTAAATCCATTTTTAGAATATATACTTCTTTTTAAAGCATATGATTTATTGCCAGTACAAGAAGCACAAACCATAAATTTTACTTGGGCATTAATGTTAACTTATCTTTCAATTCCCCTATTAGGTCATAAACCAAAACTTAGTGATTTATTAGCAGGTCTTGTATGTTATTTTGGAGTTTTAGTAATTGCAACAAAAGGAAATCCTTTATCATTAGACTTTTCAAATCTATATGGAGTATTTTTAGCTTTATTAACAACAGTAGTTTGGTCACTATATTGGATATACAATACTAAAATAAATGTAAACCCAGTAGTAGGCCTATTTTCAAACTTTCTAGTTGCTATGCCTTTGGTATTTGTTTATTACATATATATGGAAGATTTTGTTATGCCAGATTTAAAAGGTTTAAGGGGAGCAGTTTACATTGGATTATTTGAGATGAGTATTACTTTTATGTTTTGGTTAAATGCCATGAAATTAACACAATCAACATCTAAGATTGCAAACCTTATTTTTATTGCACCTTTTTTATCTTTAATCTTTATTTATTTTTTAGTAGGAGAAAAAATACTACTTGCAACTATTGTAGGATTAGTTTTAATTGTAATTGGTTTATTGATACAACAAAGTCATTTAATAAAAAAGAAGATTAAAAATTAA
- a CDS encoding ABC transporter ATP-binding protein has protein sequence MNIIEFENINIGYDYRYLILNEVNLKIKEGEHWGILGANGSGKSTLLKLLSNDLYPNTHYKFKKKIFDKEVWDIFELKKQLGIVTNEIQNEFVYSARYASAYEIVRSGFYASLGKMDHHIYTDEQNKKTDEIFDYLNINELKEKKSSQMSTGELRKCLIARALIHKPKALLLDEPTTGLDIKAQRNFLKLIKKLTSSMSIIIITHHIEEIIEEISHVALIAENRIYLQGKKEKLMMSENISKVFDLNIELEQKNGRYVISDIKED, from the coding sequence ATGAATATAATTGAGTTTGAAAATATAAATATAGGATACGACTATAGATATTTAATATTAAATGAAGTGAATTTAAAGATTAAAGAGGGTGAGCATTGGGGTATTTTAGGTGCTAATGGTAGTGGCAAGTCAACTTTATTAAAATTACTTTCAAATGATTTATATCCAAATACACATTATAAGTTTAAAAAAAAGATATTTGATAAAGAAGTGTGGGATATTTTTGAATTAAAAAAACAACTTGGAATTGTAACAAATGAAATACAAAATGAATTTGTTTATTCTGCAAGATATGCAAGTGCATATGAAATAGTGAGGTCTGGATTTTATGCTAGTCTTGGAAAAATGGATCATCATATATATACAGATGAACAAAATAAAAAAACAGATGAAATCTTTGACTATTTAAATATTAATGAATTAAAAGAAAAAAAATCATCTCAAATGTCAACTGGTGAATTAAGAAAATGTTTAATTGCTAGAGCCTTAATTCATAAACCAAAAGCATTACTATTAGATGAACCAACAACAGGTCTTGATATTAAAGCACAAAGAAACTTTTTAAAATTAATAAAAAAATTGACTTCATCAATGAGTATTATTATAATTACACACCATATAGAAGAAATAATTGAAGAGATATCACATGTTGCTTTAATTGCTGAAAATAGAATATATCTACAAGGTAAAAAAGAAAAATTAATGATGAGTGAAAATATATCAAAAGTTTTTGATTTAAATATAGAACTAGAACAAAAAAATGGAAGATACGTTATATCAGATATTAAAGAAGATTAA